The DNA region CGCATTGCTGGCCGACTGGATTTCGGCCCGAGGAGCGAGTTGAGCCACGTCGAATGCAAGAACGTCCGCGTGCCACGTGCCTATGCGCGTCTTGCGAATGGATGACCTGCTATCGCGGCTGCCAGGGAATATCCCCGATCGACTCGAGCTTGTTGGCCAGGCGGGCCATCGCGAAGAGCAGATCGCCGAGCCGGTTCAGGTAGATGAGCACTTCCTTGCGCACGGGCTCGGTGTGAGTCAGGACGACCACGGCCCGCTCGGCGCGCCGGCACGTCGCGCGCGAATAGTGCAATCGCGCCGCCAGCGCCCCTCCGCCCGGAAGGATGAAACTGCGCAGCGGCTCGACCGCCTCGCTGCACGAATCGATCCAGCGTTCGAGCTGCTGAATGTCGGCTTCGGTGATCGCCACCGTCGCGCCCTGCCCCTGTGGATTGGCCAGTTCGCTTCCCACGACGAAGAGGTCGGCTTGCAAACGCCGCAGCTTCTCCAGAAGCTGCGGGTCGCGACAGACCGCCCCGGCCAGGCCCAGCGAGCAATTCAGCTCATCCACCTCGCCGTACGCACACACGCGGTGATGATCCTTGCCCACGCGCGTGCCGCCGAACAGGCCCGTTGTTCCGTCGTCACCCTGTCGTGTGTAGAGTTTCATTCCTGACCAACGTGCCCTCCGCCGCGGAAGGACCGACTCCAGGCTACTCCCGGATCGCCGGGCCGGGCGGTTCGAGCGGATCGACCTTGTTCGGATCAAGCTCCAGCGTCTTGAACGCCTCCTTCAGTTTGTTCGTGTCATACTTGCCCTTTCGCGCCAGCGCCTGAAGCGCCGCCAGGGCGACATAGCGGGCGTCAATCTCGAAGAGATCACGCAGTTCCTTGCGGGCTTCGCTGCGGCCGAAACCGTCCGTTCCCAGCGAGTGCAGCCCGCTCGGTATCCATCGGGCGATCATGTCCGGCTGAAGCTTCAGGTAATCGCTTGTGGCGACGACCGGCCAGGGCTCGTCGCTCAACAGACGAATGACGTACGGAACCTTGGCGGGCTCGTCCGGGTGCAGCAGGTTCCACCGCTCGCACGCCAGGGCATCGCGACGCAACTGATGGTAGCTGGTCGCGCTCCATACGTCCGCGGCGACACCGAATTTCTCATCCAGCAAGGTCTGTGCGGCCAGTGCCTCGCGGAGGATCGCCCCGCTGCCGAACAGATGTACGCGCGGCCTGTCCCCGGGATTCTCGTGCGGACGAAACTTGTAGAGACCCTTGAGAATGCCCTCCTCCACGCCCTCAGGCATGGGCGGATGCGTGTAGACCTCGTTGCCCACGGTGATGTAATAGAACACCGGCTCACATTCATGGTACATGCGGCGGATGCCGTCGCGCACGATGACCGCCAGTTCGTA from Phycisphaerae bacterium includes:
- a CDS encoding cob(I)yrinic acid a,c-diamide adenosyltransferase — protein: MKLYTRQGDDGTTGLFGGTRVGKDHHRVCAYGEVDELNCSLGLAGAVCRDPQLLEKLRRLQADLFVVGSELANPQGQGATVAITEADIQQLERWIDSCSEAVEPLRSFILPGGGALAARLHYSRATCRRAERAVVVLTHTEPVRKEVLIYLNRLGDLLFAMARLANKLESIGDIPWQPR